The Strix aluco isolate bStrAlu1 chromosome 34, bStrAlu1.hap1, whole genome shotgun sequence genomic interval agaatctaccctcttttagtttaaagccattagcccttttccttgtcCTATCAGAACAGATCCTGCTAAAAGTCTCTCCCCAGCTTTCTTTTAAACCCCCTCTGATtactgaaaggcagcaataaggtctccccagagcaaCAATCCCTCTGATTatttctgtggcctcctctggtccTGCTCCAACTGGTCCATGTCTCtactgtgctgaggaccccagagctggatgcagtggtGGGGAGGTGTCTCAGCAGATCATTGTAGGTGGGCACCATCACCTCGACCTgatgaccacacttcttttgggGCCGCCCAgggtatggttggctttctgggctgccagcacacattgttggctcatgttcaacttttcatccaccagtacccccacgTCCctctctgcagggttgctctcaatcccttcatcccccagcctgtactgatatgGGGAGTTGccttgacccaggtgcaggacctttcacttggcattgttgaacttcatgaagttcacatgggcccacttctcgagattgtccaggtccctctgcatggtATCCCATCCTTGGGAGTGTCAACCACACCAGTCAGCTTTATGTCACCTGCAAACATGCTGAGAGTTTACTCGATTCTaatgtctatgtcattgatgaagatattaaacagtactggtcccagtatggaccccaaATAGTCCATCATATccatatgtctccaatttagagagaaggatattagggggaccatgtcaaagaccttacagaaACCCAACTAGATGATATCCATAGCTCTTCCCCTGTCTACTGATGttgtcactccatcatagaaggccacgaGGTTGGTCAGGCAaaacttgcccttggtgaagccatggtCGCTGTCTCGAATCAGCTCCCTGTCCTCCACATGCCTCAGCagagcttctaggaggatctgttctatgatcttcccaggcacagagatgaggctgacaggtcggtagttcccagggtcctcctttctaccctttttaaaaatgggtgcagtGGTTCCCTTTTTCCACTGGGGACTTCAACTGACTGCCATGAATTAGCAAATATCCTGGAGactggcttggcaactacatcagccaatttcCTTAGGACTCGAGCGATGCATCCTGTCAGGTCCCATAGATTTATGCATgctcaggttcctcaggtggtcccAAACCTGACCTTCTCTTACAACCTTACCTTCTCTTTCTCAACTCATCCCAgaatacctgtccctgctgccactgcctgtgcatttccttcttgccctttactttgaccagcaggtctccactcAACCATGCctgtctcttgccttccttgcctgatttcttacacctgggattgatagaggttattcttcctcccaatgcaggactggccacttCTTGTAAAACTTGAGAAGTTTCTGTTGGCCAAATCCTGGAGTTTCTCAAAGGCCTCCTGGAGTGAAGTTCCATCTTGTGAGCTGTTAATATTTGTGTGCAGGTGGTTCACCCTGATTGTGGTGAGCCATCAACTCAAGATCACAGGATAAGAAAATGCAGGACACCACAGCTAATAAAAGGAGTTGCTGGGTTTGTACCGACCAAGGGAGGAATCAACATGACAACACTGTTAGAAACAGTCCAGGACGGCAGAAAACCAGCAAAGCCAGaggcagtggggaaagagcagagttgggctgtttgtAGAGGAATGTATGAGGGTGATCAGAGAAGAACAtgggagggaaaagaaggaaaaagaaaagcaaaggttaagCTCAGACATGATGAATCCTGCATCAGAAGTTCCCTGCCGAGCAACCCTGTGCCAGTGACTTCAGGGGGACAAAAAGCCACATCTGATCACTCCAAACTTATGTCTGCTCCCTTCCATGGTCATGGGGAATGTGAGCGCTCTCCCTGTCATCatcaagggaagagctgtggtggaaggaaatgcaccGTCACCCatcctggaagggacctcaggaggtctgtAGGCCAAGCACAAgcactgtcagtggagaaaggagaaacgaggtttgggctgtttgtatgTTGGGCTGTGGCACTGGAAAACATCGGCCTCTATAGACACGTGCCCAGTAGTGATCTCTCCAGGGGCTGATCTTAGACTCTGGTCCTGggatcccctcatccctccagtaTGCCTCGACACAGACaaatacacacagagaaacacacagacacatacatggaaacacaaaaatttatttctccagcaGAGAGTAATGGAacatctgaggctggaaggcagccagattAGAAATTCTCTGTGCCGCCTCTTCTTGCTTATTTTTGTCAGGATCTCCTTTCTCATCCATATGCACCTTCTCCAATGTTGCTTCAATTCCTGCATGTCTGGCAGTGCTATCCTTGACAATCAAACACCTCTTGtctcttctcttcagtgttgtATCCCATaggattcttccaagcaggttCCTCAGGAGGTcagagcctgctctcctgaagtcctgaTCTTggccttgttcccttctctcaggagccttGACATTACTTTCTCACCCCTGACTGTTACAACcctgaccagctcttccttgtttatAAGtttgatttcctgcaggacacctcccctcactgcctcTTCAGTCACCCTTGTTGGGATGATGTCAATTAAATCAAAAATAttctggatggctttcactttgCTGTGTTGTCCCTTCAGCAAATATTGGTATAGTTTAGGTCTGATATGAGGACCAGGACTTCTGCCACTTGAATCGAGAAGGTCCATCTATTTGCTCTTCCTCATCAGGGGGTCCATTGCAGATATCTAcccttcagctcagctgactcatcctccatccccaggcagagctccacacattcctgctgctctctcccataaagggAATCTTCCCCTCagggtccagccccatggccttatcagtaccagacccccaggacccacagtttctccaggagaggcGATTTGTAGTACCCTGGAACTCCTCGTGCTGTTCTCTTGTGAGAGACACCCCAATAAAGATGACCCAGctgcacacaaatattaaaagctgaCCAAATGGAACTTCACTCTGTGAGGCCCTTGTGAAACTCTGGGattcagaaatggaaattgcCTGAAATTTTACAATGGGGCAGTCCTACATCAGTGGGGGGAGGGGAGCAAATAACCCATCAGGACAGGATGGGACCTGTCCGGCTGGTGTGACTCCACAAACATGGGTGTGTCCCAGGGCATGGctccccattttggagaagtacgaaggacctggagagtgttgagtgaaggtGTGCCAAGGTGGGGTTCAGGACCTGGTGCCCATGACCTGTGTGGGGTGGTTAAGGGTCCTGGAGTTCTTTGGCCCAGTGGTGTGGAGGCTCCAGGCGCTAGAGGAGTTgcctgagagtgactgaggggggatttcagagatgttggagcttttctttgtagtgagATACAGCATGAGAAAGGACTAATGCCACaaagtgcagctggggaggctcagactggacacagagaaatgtcactcgaagggcagtgctgtggtgtaacaagtcacccagagggagactggagcagccccaggctttgtgtgtcaaggagcagccagggaggatggagagatctcagtaaaggaagggagatgctgaggtgagagcaaggtgtggTAAGAGGGTGGGTGACtacagcctgcagagaaagaggtgcaggtgtgggacacagtgggacagcctgtggtggagatgatagagggatgaagaaagtctgaaaatcccccagcagagatgagctctttctgcccttggctctggctgttgtctctgccactgatgccgatgaggaagcaccttccccttccagcactgggtctcatggcctccccttccccacccgagAGCCTGGGAGGTGTTGGACCATAGTTTTGCCCTTGGCATTCCCATCCCCACTTCagactgccccaggaagagccctgagcaacgTGTGAGGGACATGttgccctgggaagggagatccaaGAGCTGGGTATCAGACCTCGGCATTAGGCTTAATGTAACACATCGAGGTTTACTCAGAATCTGTTCCACCTTGACATCACCGTTTTTTCCCTGTCatctctgcctggagttttctgCTGTAACCAGACCCTGGGGAGGCTTGGTCAGTAATGgtcctcagtgggacccattaacacTCCAAGGATCTTTTGGTTTGCATCTGGTTTGGATGTCTTCAACTTCCTATCGCTGCCTGAGCTTCAtggactcagcaccaaacccacctgaggggtcattaaaatgccttgggctggtcctctgctgcagagctgggccgggctcctgggacagagggagctcagggcaagtggtcagcgctgcagagagacagctctgcccaggagcagctcctctgcaaagcgcagcagggctgagggcactgcctgcaggcaccgagggcagaggagccgggcacagagaggggaaaggcagacggcagtggcaggatgctgagagctcactggaggagaaatcttcccagcccttgacacagtaagtctgtgggtgcagggcaatgcagctgcaggtggtggagggatgtggtgaagccggcacagccccaggaatgtccctggtgtctggaggaggaggccgtgctccagagcagggcttccctgctgcactgtcagagggacaggccatggcctCTGCCTTCTCCGGGGGACGGTTGCAGGGGTGTGCAGGcacgggtgcagccaggggtgcccagggctgtccttgagagcagggtccctgcagcccaggggctgtgtgctggggcagggactctgccgcctgccagggtcagcactcagcctgcccggggagctgcccatgGCGCTGTGGGGGGAAGGACAGACCACTAGCAGGGTAGGGTCCTTGTGCTGTGGAGAGGTCTTGTGAGGCTTTTGCCAGGACACTGGCACAGGCAGATGTTCAAGaggaaggcaaaggcaggggatTTCTTAATAATTAAGACCTTTCCAGGGTCTCTGATTTCAGCTTTCTTCTAAGTGACATAGAAAGATGCTGCCAAAAGTGAATAAATCAGTGACTCCTGATCTGTTACACTGGGGGAATCAGTGGATCTGCTAGAAGCCACATAAAGTGCCTTCACCCACCCCTCTACCTACAGACAGCACCAGAACCACCTTTGCTTGCAGCATCAGTGCTTATCTGACCTAGTCCTTAGGACCTGCTGACAGGGAGATGaccctgggcagggccctgctgccaggaggggtctccagggcagagctgagcacacagcgggtgggatgggggttgtgAGCACTGGCAGGGAGGAGACTTAGAAACAAATAGCTCCTGCAGGTGTATCTCCCGGCAGCAAAGAGCCAGGCCACCCCTCCTCATCATTCTCTCCGCACTGCacgagaaaggagagaagagtttGGAGAAATGGGCTTTGAAACTGGAGACTTCTAAGCTCACAAAAGCCCAGTTTCTTCTTCAGATACGGTGCTAGTGAGATTATCCTCTAGCAGAGATAAGTGTAATAAGCACAGGGCACCTATGTGGTGACCAGTAGGTCACTTGTGGGCAGAGCAGCTCTCCTGACTCTGCACGAGGGTACAGGGATCGTTTTGTTGATCAGGGCTCCCCCGGGTTCCTTCTGAAAGCAATGCGAGAgatgttctcttctgcttcttcAAAGAAAGTGCCCTCACTCAGCAGCATGAACCTGAGCTCATAAAAAGGAGTTAAATGAAGCtcccccaaagaaaaagaagtcattttgAGGGGGTGTTTAGGATTGACTCAAAGAAATCTGTCCTAACTTgtcaatgttttctttcaacaCTCCCCCATGCCCAGGGAGaacaaatgtccaacagcagctccatcactgagttcctcctcctggcattcgcagacacacgggagctgcagctcttgcacttctggctcttcctgggcatctacctggctgccctcctgggcaacggcctcatcatcaccgccatcgcctgtgaccaccacctgcacacccccatgtacttcttcctcctcaacctctccctcctcgacctgggctccatctccaccactctccccaaagccatggacaattccctctgggacaccaGGCACATCTCCTATtcaggatgtgctgcccaggtctttttttattttttctgtgctacagcagagttttctctcctcaccatcatgtcctatgaccgctacgttgccatctgcaaacccctgcactacgggaccctcctgggcagcagagcttgtgtccacatggcagcagctgcctggggcactgggtttctctatgctgtgctgcacacggccaacacattttcactaccactctgccaaggcaatgtcctggaccagttcttctgtgaaatcccccagatcctcaagctctcctgctcacactcctatctcagggaagttgggcttatCATGGTTAATGCCTGTTTaggttttgggtgttttgttttcattgtggtgtcctatgtgcagatcttgagggctgtgctgaggatcccctctgagcagggacggcacaaagccttttccacgtgcctccctcacctggctgtggtctccctctttatcagcacTGTCATGTTTGCTTACCTGAaacccccctccatctcctccccatccctggacctggtggttgcagttctgtactcagtggtgccTCCAACACTGAACCctctcatctacagcatgaggaaccaggacctcaaggatgccctgaggaaactgaTTGGACGTTTTTCAGCAGCCTTAGACTCTTGTTTCTCTACAAATTACTCCCACTGTATGACAACCTAAGCATGTCTTTCATTCTTTatatagttattttttattttttccttttgtgattaTGTGTTCCAGAAAGAAATTCCATTAGTCTTTCCCTCCTACATCAGTATTCTCCTGTTTTGTCAGACCCATGGCCATTGTGTAAAAGAGGAGCCAGGCACTCTGTGTccttaagcaaaataaatgcacCCACAAACTGTTCTGGCATCCATCCGTAGTAGGGCAGGAAGAAATGGGGAATGAAAACACCTTTCTGCCTTACTGCCTCAGGCTTCTGGTACTATTCTGAGGGGATGGGATTGTTACCGAAAAttcggaataaagaacttatcaacaccaatttgatgcagataagcagacacttctttattgacgacCGGGcacgcaggggagtattctcaccaacaacgcgcgccaagcactaaaatcactcatcttatatagaacttttcatataaaatttccaaggacacagtttcatacacaaacacaattcccaaggacacagtttcatacacaaacacaattcccaaggacacagtttcatacacaaacacagtttccttggcaagtacttgtaagctgttacggttgtttccccaagtttctattaatcctagactttgacaactacttgtattctcctggtcctatctatatattataaatcaacttgcagatcagtttgtatttggttacttaggttccaaacgtttctactaaatgattatgaccaatctcttcggccttggtatgggactgtataggtgactctaaagcagcaatcggttgccaacacaaaccacaacaaacagattttactaaatatttcttatgattttatatttctattaaatcaaacacaatttcttctacttattggtaaatcaataacatttcccccctttgaaactgttgaatattatttcaatactttcgcattttattcattttcatttttaaagttagtatttgtttcaccatatttttgGTGATGGACTATATCCAGGTGGCATATGTGGTACTTCTCTAATAATTTTTcggtgtgctgcaagtctattaataaactgtcttttaagacaggcataaattaacatgatcatcacaaagataattaacagcaaaaacaaggtcttgattaggcatttcagccaagagctcaggttccatcctaatccactaaaaatctttcccaaccaatCTTCGGACATATTTTCTCGAAtcgtttctgtttctttttcgattttgcctaagagatctagatcatgttctacatcctgagtcacattaggaatatgaatgcagcaaaGATCTGGGCTATCCTTGAGATATCCGcacactccatgctcctttagcagaagcatatccaatgccatcctattctgaagtgtcattcgggaagttgcctgtaattgaatatttaattctttaaatcctttccttgtgacgttggccaatttttctacttgtcctgttaactgatagagccattctctgtttctatatgaagctatagggttcaaaagggactctaaagcccagccaattttcactcctgttgatggttcattccatgtgtcatcatctgtttcagacctcttggttcattttaatcttaaatcttctaaGAGTCCTTTGAATggcgatttcttccaaattggacacaatgtcggcatgcctaaagtaacttgttttaccttaccatctactggcaagtgagttgtccaggttccatcacttaatgcccaaaccaaatgtcctggactttgaatggtagatttcttacaactgaaaaagtatcctctcctgggcgTGAATATGcttgtcaaagtgaggttattatgaaaacctcgacagtaacaaccaaacttcagagcagctgctaagggaggaattctttgaattattgagtctgcattgctgcaatcatataccttttcacacttccaccatggtactacatgttccttttctattcgtgtagtacctttatctactactgaaggaagaattgcaagtacacctttaatccaagtaccgtcccaagtaaaacaccagggagttttAGCCATGTACTGAAATTGAGAAAATATGGACATCGACCATACAGAATTCCACTGTGCTTGTGTTTGTGTACTTTGACCGGTTTTGTTACATTgccattccatgatgtttctactcacattgtttttaatctgttcatcGTATGAACACCACCCTAACAATCCCTGTTCTGGACCTGCTTCTAGCCCTAAACCCAGATGAGTCGTTGGTGTAAACTGATGGTTCAAGAGTTTTAGACAATCTGCCTCTCTGCCCACcgatttccattgttttctgataactttcacctgttctttccattgagtcactggcctttgctcacaATAAGTGGATTcatttttatgttccaggttggtcaaattcatagttaaaattccccaaggaatagattcacctactgctcttggtattggcaaacaagcagtaatctgtgtaacattctgcaagttggcaaatcccttaatcaatcctaacatcaaattttcctcaggcatttctttgggaatattgatcaattgttctgtgtcttgttgtcttttgtttctcaccaccgaatcagtccacaccagtatcacctgcttagctaacacaaggagaataatcacaaactgatatgaaaaattagacatgtttcagagtcagttttaaagtctttgggtcacggctagtaatcttccatggagtgggcgccttcttcacccgggtatagtgtatccaagcatctgattctgcaatcttgatagccgtaaaggtgggtaacagtatctggaaaggtcccttccagcgttcttgcagaggttcggaagtccacgtcttcacatagacatagtctcctggttgaaagtcatgcacaggattttcaagggataatggtctgttccacagtattgcgctccgaattgcagtcaaagtttttcctaaagaaagtaaatagttatacacatcttctttccctttcacatgcatgtttggatttggttctggggattcataaggtttcccatacaataattcataaggactgactgaggttccactctttggttgtactctaattcgtaacaatgccaatggaagcgcttgaggccgttttaaattagtttcttgacagattttgcttatttgtctctttaaagtttgattcattctttctacttttccactggattgtggcctccatgaggtatgtaagtcccaagtgatgcccaaaattttgctaatattttggactatttctgcaacaaagtgtggacctctgtcagaggaaattccaataggaactccaaatcttggaattatttctcgtagtaaccactttactacttcttttgcttgtgtggtgcgacagggaaaagcttctggccatcctgtaaaagtatcaacccccaccaagatgtatcgatacccattttgtctaggtaattctgaaaaatctacttgccaataatctccaggttccgtaccagattttaacctacccatttgaactcttttcttgatcactggattatttttcaaacatacttcgcattttgcagttattaatttagccatgtccatcatcttcactgatataacttgtttttgtaaagatgttactagagcttctgctccccaatgacattcttgatgtttggtttgcattatttctctcattaataaaggtggaactactactcgtccatgaggagttatccaccattcagctaaatttttcttggcattcagaaattgacctagtttctcatcttccaccgagtattttggcttttctctaggaagggttactgtcttggagggaattaatgccatttggaatgctcgttcctttgctattttctttgccattcggtcagccaaattatttccaacaatttcttttgtgttcccaatttgatgtgctttacagtgcacgattgctacttgatctggtttttgaactgcttgtaataattgtaaaatttcattttgatgcttaatatttgatccctgggaggacaataatcctctttctttccacaaagctccatggacatgtactaccccaaaagcatactttgagtctgtccaaatatttactttc includes:
- the LOC141917180 gene encoding olfactory receptor 14A16-like, which codes for MSNSSSITEFLLLAFADTRELQLLHFWLFLGIYLAALLGNGLIITAIACDHHLHTPMYFFLLNLSLLDLGSISTTLPKAMDNSLWDTRHISYSGCAAQVFFYFFCATAEFSLLTIMSYDRYVAICKPLHYGTLLGSRACVHMAAAAWGTGFLYAVLHTANTFSLPLCQGNVLDQFFCEIPQILKLSCSHSYLREVGLIMVNACLGFGCFVFIVVSYVQILRAVLRIPSEQGRHKAFSTCLPHLAVVSLFISTVMFAYLKPPSISSPSLDLVVAVLYSVVPPTLNPLIYSMRNQDLKDALRKLIGRFSAALDSCFSTNYSHWPDGIHPRVLQELAGVTAGALSTICQRSWESGEVPTDWKPASVVPIYKEGVREDPGNYRPVSLTSIDGKIMEMIYPSGKLVQLWGEYSELDGKMAKLQDSKD